Proteins co-encoded in one Saprospira grandis genomic window:
- a CDS encoding SPFH domain-containing protein, with protein MFPQIMLIVGGVILLVLIGFVILVARCHRKVPQGRALIRTGFGGTKVVYDSGMFVVPVLHKVEEMDISIKTIEVGRTGSEGLICQDNLRADIKVVFFVRVNKDKQSILEVAQAIGCARASKQETLNSLFDAKFSEALKTVGKQFDLIDLYTERNKFKNKILETIGTDLNGYVLDDCAIDYLEQTPITALKQDNILDSEGIKKIEELTSIQIEKTNFIRREREKTIKQQDVEAREAILQLELQQAEKEERQKRALTILQSEQTNEAEQLVISKNLETELKRKEAHRQEGIAEENKEREIIVARKNKERTEAVENERIEIDRLLEVEKKERSVGEARIEKEKVLEAKKRDIQAIIKERKAEEKKTIEEDQKIQDAIQLAEAERERQVAMINVQKTTETQKVEETRRAEAEKAVAEIKAQQIIIEADAKKAAQQKEAEARKIAAEAKAAEEATVGLAEAEVMQARAEAAELEGNVEARLIEQKALAEAKAIEAKAEATRKQGLAEAEVNREKGTVEAQLISQKGTSEASVIELRLAAEAKGLAAKAEAMKALDGVGREHEEYKLRLEQERQIALAEIEARRAIAEAQARLLGQSLSNARIDIVGGETQFFDSLLNSINKGKSVDRLIDSSKHLQDAKAALLGNGVEQGLFSRLREFAQEYNIGSDTLRDLTISALLSQLYGKVSGNQKDLIRSMMDQVSSLGINNQSAADLLG; from the coding sequence ATGTTCCCGCAAATTATGCTCATCGTCGGCGGAGTGATTCTGCTCGTCTTGATCGGCTTTGTTATTCTTGTGGCCCGTTGCCACCGAAAGGTCCCCCAGGGACGTGCACTAATTAGAACTGGCTTTGGTGGAACCAAGGTCGTTTATGATAGTGGAATGTTTGTCGTTCCCGTTTTGCACAAAGTAGAAGAAATGGATATCTCGATCAAAACGATTGAGGTAGGCCGTACAGGTAGTGAAGGGTTGATCTGCCAAGATAACCTTCGTGCCGATATTAAAGTCGTGTTCTTCGTTCGGGTCAATAAAGACAAACAGTCGATTCTCGAAGTGGCCCAGGCCATTGGTTGCGCCCGTGCGTCTAAGCAGGAAACGCTCAACAGCCTTTTTGATGCTAAATTCTCTGAGGCCCTAAAAACAGTAGGTAAGCAGTTTGACTTGATTGACCTCTATACCGAGCGCAACAAGTTTAAGAACAAGATTCTGGAAACCATTGGCACCGACCTCAACGGCTATGTTTTGGATGACTGTGCGATTGATTACCTCGAGCAAACGCCTATCACGGCCCTAAAGCAGGATAATATCCTAGACTCTGAGGGGATCAAGAAGATTGAAGAATTGACTTCAATCCAAATTGAAAAGACCAACTTTATCCGCCGCGAGCGAGAAAAAACCATCAAGCAACAAGATGTAGAAGCTCGTGAAGCTATCTTGCAACTTGAGCTCCAACAGGCAGAAAAAGAAGAGCGCCAAAAAAGAGCCTTGACCATCTTGCAGTCAGAGCAAACCAATGAGGCCGAGCAATTGGTGATTTCTAAGAACTTGGAAACTGAACTCAAGCGCAAAGAAGCCCATCGCCAAGAGGGCATTGCCGAGGAAAATAAGGAGCGGGAAATCATTGTGGCCCGCAAAAATAAGGAACGCACCGAGGCCGTAGAAAACGAACGCATCGAGATTGACCGCCTTTTGGAGGTAGAGAAAAAAGAGCGTTCGGTAGGAGAGGCCCGGATCGAAAAGGAAAAGGTCCTAGAAGCCAAAAAGCGAGATATTCAAGCGATTATCAAGGAGCGTAAGGCCGAAGAGAAAAAGACCATTGAAGAGGATCAGAAGATCCAAGATGCTATCCAGTTGGCCGAAGCAGAGCGCGAACGCCAAGTGGCCATGATTAACGTACAAAAGACCACGGAGACCCAAAAGGTAGAGGAAACTCGCCGGGCAGAAGCCGAAAAAGCGGTGGCGGAAATCAAGGCCCAACAAATTATTATTGAGGCCGATGCCAAAAAAGCCGCTCAGCAGAAGGAAGCCGAAGCTCGCAAAATTGCCGCCGAAGCCAAAGCCGCTGAAGAAGCCACTGTTGGTTTGGCCGAGGCCGAAGTCATGCAGGCCCGTGCCGAAGCTGCCGAACTTGAAGGCAATGTAGAGGCCCGCTTGATTGAGCAAAAAGCCCTAGCCGAAGCCAAAGCCATTGAGGCCAAAGCCGAAGCCACTCGCAAACAAGGTTTGGCCGAGGCCGAAGTGAACCGTGAAAAAGGAACCGTGGAGGCCCAACTCATCTCGCAAAAAGGTACCTCTGAAGCTAGCGTGATCGAATTGCGCCTAGCTGCCGAAGCCAAAGGTTTGGCCGCCAAAGCAGAGGCCATGAAGGCCCTAGACGGCGTAGGCCGAGAGCATGAAGAATACAAACTCCGCTTGGAGCAAGAGCGCCAAATCGCTTTGGCCGAAATCGAAGCTCGTCGCGCTATTGCCGAGGCCCAAGCTCGCCTCCTCGGCCAGTCTTTGAGCAACGCCCGCATCGATATCGTGGGTGGCGAAACGCAATTCTTCGATTCTTTGCTCAACTCGATCAACAAGGGCAAATCTGTAGATCGCCTGATCGACAGCTCGAAGCATTTGCAAGATGCCAAGGCCGCACTTTTGGGCAATGGCGTAGAGCAGGGCCTATTTAGCCGCCTACGGGAGTTTGCTCAGGAGTACAATATCGGTAGCGATACCCTCCGCGACCTAACCATTTCTGCACTTTTGTCTCAGTTGTATGGCAAGGTGAGCGGCAACCAAAAAGACCTTATCCGCAGCATGATGGACCAGGTGAGTAGCTTGGGCATCAACAACCAATCTGCTGCTGACTTGCTAGGCTAA
- a CDS encoding DUF6406 domain-containing protein — protein sequence MAKEYIIEQGVPAPLGSATVSAATVNTEMAVLLYFQEEKEFELSLGDEFEIQGKKYQLKSLHPDGENRKFPYLVLTEVD from the coding sequence ATGGCAAAAGAATATATTATTGAACAGGGCGTGCCCGCTCCTTTGGGCAGCGCTACGGTTTCTGCAGCTACCGTAAATACCGAAATGGCGGTCCTGCTTTACTTTCAAGAAGAAAAAGAATTTGAATTATCCCTAGGCGATGAGTTCGAGATCCAGGGCAAAAAATACCAGCTCAAATCTCTACATCCAGATGGCGAAAATCGCAAATTTCCTTACCTTGTCTTAACAGAAGTGGACTAA